In Nostoc sp. UHCC 0926, a single genomic region encodes these proteins:
- the prfC gene encoding peptide chain release factor 3 codes for MSIELQSELLQAVELRRNFAIISHPDAGKTTLTEKLLLYGGAIHEAGAVKARRAQRKATSDWMAMEQQRGISITSTVLQFEYQDCQINLLDTPGHQDFSEDTYRTLAAADNAVMLVDAAKGLETQTRKLFEVCKLRGIPIFTFINKLDRPGREPLELLDEIEQELGLQTYAVNWPIGMGDRFKGVFDRHKQQIHLFERSAHGSREARDTIIELGDPRIEEQLEQDLYYQLKNDLELLEGVGPELDLQLVHEGKMTPVFFGSAMTNFGVELFLKYFLDYALKPGSHYSSVGEVPPTYPEFSGFVFKLQANMDPKHRDRVAFIRVCTGKFEKDMMVNHARIGKLIRLSRPQKLFAQERESIDVAYPGDVIGLNNPGVFAIGDTIYTGQKLEYEGIPYFSPELFATLRNPNPSKSKQFQKGVAELREEGAVQIMYSTDEAKRDPILAAVGQLQFEVVQFRLQNEYGVETLLELLPYSVARWVEGGWEALEQVGRIFNTTTVKDSMGRPVLLFRNEWNCQQLLGDHPELKLSALAKPAVGIAPVFSSQQPVEE; via the coding sequence ATGTCAATTGAACTTCAGTCTGAACTTCTTCAAGCGGTTGAACTTCGCCGCAACTTTGCGATTATATCTCACCCGGATGCAGGTAAAACTACACTAACAGAAAAGCTACTCCTGTACGGAGGTGCAATTCACGAAGCTGGCGCGGTCAAAGCGCGACGGGCACAGCGTAAGGCGACCTCTGACTGGATGGCAATGGAACAACAACGGGGCATTTCCATTACCTCCACAGTGTTGCAATTTGAATATCAGGACTGTCAAATCAATTTATTAGACACCCCTGGACACCAAGACTTCAGTGAAGATACTTATCGTACCCTCGCCGCCGCTGATAATGCAGTGATGTTGGTTGATGCGGCAAAAGGTTTGGAAACCCAAACCCGCAAATTGTTTGAAGTGTGTAAGTTGCGGGGTATCCCGATCTTTACATTTATCAACAAGCTCGACCGTCCAGGAAGGGAACCTCTAGAACTGTTGGATGAAATTGAACAAGAATTGGGATTGCAAACCTATGCAGTAAACTGGCCGATTGGTATGGGCGATCGCTTTAAAGGTGTTTTTGATCGACACAAGCAACAAATTCATCTGTTTGAACGCAGCGCCCACGGCAGCCGAGAAGCCCGTGATACGATCATAGAATTAGGTGATCCGAGAATAGAAGAGCAGCTAGAACAAGACCTCTACTACCAACTGAAAAATGATTTAGAACTGTTAGAAGGTGTTGGGCCAGAGCTAGATTTGCAGTTGGTACACGAAGGCAAAATGACGCCAGTGTTCTTTGGTAGCGCCATGACTAACTTCGGGGTAGAGTTATTCCTCAAGTACTTCCTCGACTATGCCCTTAAACCCGGTTCTCACTATAGCAGTGTTGGCGAAGTTCCCCCTACATACCCTGAGTTTTCGGGGTTTGTTTTTAAACTGCAAGCGAATATGGACCCGAAGCACCGCGATCGCGTCGCATTTATCCGGGTATGCACTGGTAAGTTTGAAAAAGATATGATGGTGAATCACGCCCGCATTGGTAAACTCATCCGTCTGTCTCGCCCGCAAAAACTCTTTGCCCAAGAGCGGGAATCGATTGATGTGGCTTATCCTGGCGATGTGATCGGTTTGAACAATCCCGGTGTTTTTGCGATCGGGGATACAATTTACACGGGACAAAAGCTCGAATATGAGGGGATTCCGTATTTCTCGCCGGAACTGTTTGCGACTCTCAGGAATCCCAACCCCTCGAAGTCTAAACAATTCCAAAAAGGCGTTGCGGAATTGCGAGAAGAAGGTGCTGTGCAGATTATGTATTCAACTGATGAAGCCAAGCGCGATCCAATTTTGGCGGCGGTGGGTCAGTTGCAATTCGAGGTGGTACAGTTTCGCTTACAAAACGAGTATGGTGTAGAAACCTTACTAGAGTTATTGCCCTACAGTGTCGCCCGTTGGGTTGAGGGTGGTTGGGAAGCATTAGAACAGGTGGGACGGATATTCAATACCACTACAGTTAAAGACAGCATGGGACGCCCAGTGTTGCTATTCCGGAATGAATGGAATTGTCAACAGTTACTTGGCGACCATCCAGAGTTAAAATTAAGCGCGTTGGCAAAGCCCGCCGTAGGCATCGCTCCAGTATTTTCTAGTCAACAACCAGTGGAGGAATAA
- a CDS encoding type II toxin-antitoxin system HicA family toxin: MGKLRVLSAREVCRILEENGFVQVRQRGSHIIMQMQTEDSTITVPVPNYEELRIGTLRSIIRQSGLPRVLFEVT, translated from the coding sequence TTGGGTAAACTGCGTGTTCTTTCTGCTAGAGAAGTCTGCCGCATTCTGGAAGAGAACGGCTTTGTACAAGTGCGCCAGCGTGGTAGTCACATTATTATGCAGATGCAAACCGAAGACTCAACAATTACTGTTCCTGTCCCTAATTACGAAGAGTTACGCATCGGTACTTTGCGATCTATCATTCGTCAGTCAGGATTACCTCGTGTTTTATTTGAAGTTACTTAA
- a CDS encoding DUF4870 domain-containing protein encodes MYDTDKRKLLSALSHGAIFFSTTLVSVGIPIAILLVSDDPVVKENAKESINFHFNVWFYGAILAALFFLFGWLVLPLLLLGPLAGLGYLLHWGLTIWALVGVFNNPDIPFRYPYIFRFI; translated from the coding sequence ATGTACGACACAGACAAGCGAAAGCTTCTATCTGCCTTGTCTCATGGAGCGATTTTTTTCAGCACAACGTTGGTATCTGTAGGTATACCTATTGCCATATTGCTGGTATCGGATGATCCTGTTGTTAAAGAAAACGCCAAAGAATCCATCAATTTCCACTTTAATGTCTGGTTTTATGGAGCAATTCTGGCAGCGCTGTTTTTTCTATTCGGTTGGTTGGTGTTACCTCTATTATTGCTGGGACCACTAGCCGGTCTGGGATATCTATTGCACTGGGGATTAACAATTTGGGCGCTCGTCGGAGTTTTCAACAATCCTGATATACCCTTCCGTTATCCCTACATTTTCCGATTTATTTAG
- a CDS encoding M48 family metalloprotease, whose product MPSHAKSSLEAGLVALKQGNYQTAIAQLEPIARSQNHATASLQAQVGLVMAYARCGEVPKAIAISQNLIESNNPQVQEWATRALEHLTKRKKPDQESKNVETGFVAFENSTPDSPSVTPPVTPTLEEKPEDQVIETKSDDTPPMVALSRLKATVATPLPPPTAPLSGFMGSVTRTQAKLFGVIYWRQAQRARAWQPLRKPKLIPLRLLAAGTFIALFWVMREILKLALGFINLTLVKLPYVEPVQVLYRDPTQLLLVVLVILIGVSPWLLDLLLANLYGQREFPKDVLNAHSREAVRVLQRCCQQRHWPLPKLRILPMAAPVILTYGSLPRNARIVVSQGLLEQLADDEIATIYATQLGHIAHWDFAVMSLLLLVTLPAHKLYQQMSQWGDKISGKIWRWPMTILASLIYGVWCLLTGTALWLSRLRLYYSDRVAAEITGNPNALIRALLKIAIGIAADIEKQEHTSWQLESLNLLTPVSHQQSLSLGTIASNLSFESFLKWDTANPYRQWFTINNSHPLMGDRIERLCQIARHWHLDTELHFPSEPSKVKRQSFLLQIAPWLGIPLGVLFAALVWLTWQLAFALKFLNLKWIYEDWSFITGCLLIGFSIGTVMRINSFFPDIKPATVQTECLPNLLADPCALPIDSISVRIVGKLLGRQGTSNSLAQDLILQSSAGLVKLHHVSWLGQSVNHQDLIGRQIIVTGWFRRGATPWIDIQTLETQSGKTIHSPHPIWSIFLAVAAQAWGAYVFLSG is encoded by the coding sequence ATGCCTTCACATGCCAAATCGTCTTTGGAGGCTGGTTTAGTTGCCCTCAAGCAGGGAAATTATCAAACAGCGATCGCTCAACTAGAACCTATTGCTAGGAGCCAAAATCATGCGACTGCTAGCTTACAAGCCCAGGTTGGTTTAGTGATGGCTTATGCTCGTTGTGGCGAAGTTCCCAAAGCGATCGCTATTTCCCAGAATCTCATTGAGAGTAACAATCCGCAAGTTCAAGAGTGGGCAACACGCGCTCTCGAACACCTGACAAAACGTAAAAAACCTGATCAAGAATCAAAAAATGTCGAAACTGGATTTGTTGCCTTTGAGAATTCAACCCCAGATTCTCCCTCAGTTACCCCCCCGGTAACTCCTACATTAGAGGAAAAGCCAGAAGATCAAGTAATAGAAACTAAAAGCGACGACACTCCGCCAATGGTGGCACTAAGTAGACTCAAAGCTACAGTCGCAACACCACTACCTCCACCAACTGCACCCCTAAGCGGCTTCATGGGTTCTGTAACCCGTACCCAAGCCAAATTATTCGGCGTTATTTATTGGCGGCAAGCCCAACGCGCCAGGGCATGGCAACCCCTACGTAAACCGAAATTAATTCCCTTGCGGTTGCTGGCAGCAGGAACATTCATCGCCCTGTTTTGGGTGATGCGAGAAATCCTCAAGTTAGCACTGGGATTCATCAACCTGACTTTAGTCAAACTACCCTATGTGGAACCTGTGCAGGTTTTATACCGCGACCCTACTCAATTGTTGCTAGTAGTGTTGGTGATTTTGATCGGAGTATCACCTTGGTTGCTGGATCTGCTACTGGCGAACTTGTATGGTCAGCGAGAATTTCCCAAGGATGTATTGAATGCCCATAGCCGCGAAGCCGTTCGGGTGCTACAACGTTGTTGCCAACAGCGGCACTGGCCCTTACCCAAACTGCGGATTTTACCAATGGCTGCACCAGTTATCCTGACCTATGGTAGTTTACCACGTAATGCCAGGATTGTTGTCAGTCAAGGGCTATTAGAGCAACTGGCAGATGATGAAATTGCCACTATCTACGCCACGCAGCTAGGGCATATTGCTCACTGGGATTTTGCTGTGATGTCTTTGTTACTGCTGGTGACACTACCAGCTCATAAGCTATATCAGCAAATGTCGCAGTGGGGAGACAAAATATCAGGGAAAATTTGGCGCTGGCCGATGACAATTCTGGCTAGTCTAATTTATGGAGTTTGGTGTTTGCTGACTGGAACTGCATTGTGGTTGTCGCGGTTGCGGCTTTATTATAGCGATCGCGTCGCCGCTGAAATTACTGGTAATCCCAATGCCCTGATTCGCGCCTTACTCAAAATTGCCATTGGAATTGCAGCTGATATCGAAAAACAAGAACACACCAGTTGGCAACTGGAAAGCTTAAATCTCTTGACACCAGTGAGTCACCAACAAAGCCTGTCTTTGGGCACTATTGCCAGCAATCTATCTTTTGAATCCTTTTTGAAGTGGGATACAGCCAATCCCTATCGCCAATGGTTTACAATTAACAATAGCCATCCGCTGATGGGCGATCGCATCGAACGCCTCTGCCAAATAGCCCGTCACTGGCATCTAGACACCGAACTACATTTTCCTAGTGAACCATCAAAGGTTAAGCGTCAGTCTTTCTTATTACAAATCGCTCCCTGGTTAGGAATTCCTCTAGGGGTTCTATTTGCAGCTTTGGTCTGGCTAACGTGGCAACTAGCATTCGCACTCAAGTTTTTAAATCTAAAGTGGATATATGAAGATTGGTCTTTCATTACAGGCTGCCTTCTAATTGGCTTTAGCATCGGTACAGTGATGCGGATTAATTCTTTCTTTCCCGATATTAAACCTGCCACTGTGCAAACTGAGTGCCTACCCAACCTGTTAGCTGACCCTTGTGCCTTACCGATTGACAGTATCAGCGTGCGGATTGTGGGTAAACTATTAGGTCGTCAAGGCACTAGCAACTCCCTAGCGCAAGATTTAATCCTCCAATCCAGTGCAGGTTTAGTGAAATTACACCACGTTTCTTGGCTAGGACAGTCAGTCAATCACCAGGATCTGATCGGTCGGCAAATTATCGTCACAGGTTGGTTCCGACGAGGAGCAACACCTTGGATCGATATCCAAACCCTGGAAACTCAAAGTGGTAAAACTATTCATAGCCCTCATCCCATTTGGTCTATTTTTTTGGCAGTTGCAGCACAGGCTTGGGGCGCATACGTTTTTCTCAGTGGTTAG
- the hemB gene encoding porphobilinogen synthase — MFPIHRPRRLRTHPQLRRMVRETVLTTSDLIYPLFAVPGEGIANEVKSMPGVYQLSVDKIVEEAKEVYDLGIPSIILFGIPADKDVDATGAWHDCGIVQKAATAVKAAVPDLIVIADTCLCEYTSHGHCGYLQVGDLTGRVLNDPTLELLKKTAVSQAKAGADIIAPSGMMDGFVQAIRVGLDEAGFQDTPILSYAAKYASGYYGPFRDAADSTPQFGDRRTYQMDPGNAREAIKEIELDIAEGADMLMVKPALAYMDIIWRVKEASNLPVAAYNVSGEYAMVKAAALNGWIDEERVVMETLTGFKRAGADLILTYHAKDAARWLK; from the coding sequence ATGTTTCCTATACATCGCCCCCGTCGTCTGCGTACCCATCCCCAACTGCGCCGGATGGTTCGTGAAACTGTTTTGACAACAAGCGATTTAATTTACCCACTATTTGCCGTACCAGGTGAGGGAATCGCTAATGAGGTGAAATCGATGCCCGGAGTCTACCAACTTTCGGTAGATAAAATTGTCGAAGAAGCAAAAGAAGTTTACGACTTAGGAATTCCTTCGATTATTCTATTTGGTATTCCAGCTGATAAAGATGTGGATGCCACAGGCGCTTGGCATGATTGCGGTATCGTCCAAAAAGCAGCGACTGCGGTAAAAGCAGCAGTGCCAGATTTGATTGTAATTGCTGATACTTGTTTGTGTGAGTACACCAGTCACGGTCATTGTGGCTATCTGCAAGTTGGTGATTTAACAGGACGAGTTTTAAATGACCCAACTCTGGAATTGTTGAAGAAAACAGCAGTTTCTCAAGCGAAAGCCGGTGCCGATATCATCGCACCTTCGGGAATGATGGATGGCTTCGTCCAGGCAATTCGTGTGGGTTTAGATGAAGCCGGATTTCAAGATACGCCGATTTTGTCTTATGCTGCTAAGTATGCGTCGGGTTATTATGGCCCATTTCGGGATGCAGCAGACTCGACACCGCAATTTGGGGATAGAAGAACTTACCAAATGGACCCAGGTAACGCCCGCGAAGCAATTAAAGAGATTGAATTGGATATCGCTGAAGGTGCTGATATGCTCATGGTTAAGCCAGCTTTGGCGTACATGGACATTATCTGGCGGGTGAAGGAAGCTAGTAACTTACCAGTTGCGGCTTACAATGTTTCTGGTGAGTATGCGATGGTGAAAGCTGCGGCTCTCAATGGTTGGATTGATGAGGAGCGGGTGGTTATGGAAACTTTAACTGGGTTTAAACGGGCTGGCGCAGACTTGATTTTGACTTATCATGCCAAAGATGCGGCGCGATGGTTAAAGTAA